TTTCTCAGTTTTAAATGGCAAAGTACCAAAAGCAGTTTTTGAGCAATGATGGTTGCTACAGGAACATCACAGCTATAACTAAAAAACACTACACTCCTTCGAGAAAACTTAACGTCTTTAATGCTTTCTTCACCCCAACTTACCAGGGTTAGCGCGTCTCAAACCCTATTGACAAAAGGACTTACCTGATCGGCAATCAGGTGGGAAACAAAGTGGTACCATCCGAGGTAGGGTAAGATTTAATTCATCAAGATGCTAGCTCAAAGTAATGTCAACGGGATTTGAGACTGGAGTTTAGACTAAATCGGTCATGTTCAAGAAAAAAAGGAGGTCTGATTGAATACAGCCCCCCTAGTAGCAGAAACTGAGAGAAGTACTACCAACTCTCAGCTGCTAATATGAAACGTGCCAAATTAGAAGAATTCCGTCAAGCAGCCTACAAACACTTAGGTAGAGCTAAAGACGCTACCTTTGAATTGACAGATGCCATATTGCTGACCCGAAATATTTATTGCCTAGCAGACTTGTCCTTATCACCAGTGTTTAGACGCAAGTGGACAAGCATCTATGAGGCACTACAAGATAGCAGGCCACAGCGACAGAAATTGATGCAGCTATATATCAAACAGATACCAACGGGGGAGAGACCGCTATTGGCAGGCGACCATACTAACTGGTCACGCCCAGATGCAGTCAAACTACAAGAAAGAACTTATGAACATAGTGGCACATCCATAGTGGCAATACCTTAGACTATGTTCATCCTTCTACGTCTTTCCCTCTTGCTCCTCACTGCCTGACCCTGGCAGCTACGGCTACTTTTAGCGTCTGCACTCCAACTTTTTCGTTGCCTACTCGGTTGTGACGTACCGTTATTTACGGATTTCTCTATGAGGGTCTGGGGTAGAAATCCCAGAGAGACTTCAGAGTCTCAATTTAGTTGACCTTTTCAGGTCGCACTACCTCGGTTGTCCTGTGTTACCCTACGAACCGCTAAACACTTTGCTGACCAGGAGTGCAACAACGTTTTTTGGAGTTTGCGAACTGCCTTGACATCACCACGCTGAGAGGCTTTGTAGATACGATGACAGCAACTTAAATACTTTCCGCTCTAGCTTTCGCCAAGGGATAGCATTCCATTCCACCGTAGTCTTGAAACTCGTTTTAGCCATATAAATTGCTACTAGTACCTCTACAATCCAAGTCACCGTGCCTCTGTCTGCATATCCTCCCCGTTACAAGGAGGCATTGGCTTCTGAGACAATCCCTCTCCCTAATGACTTCCGGTTGGCTACCTACTCCAAATTTCGACCAATTTGGAGAGTACATTAGGGGGTTACTTCGTTCCCAATTTTTCGTTTGATGTTGGTTTTAGGATTCTCTCTCTTCACGCCCGTTTATTGTGAGTGCTTGTTGGTCTGCCGCAAAGGACGCCAACCACTAATCTTTTCCCTTTTGGGACAAGCCTGTCAGCCTTTTGGCTTGTTTTGCATTACGATGATTCAATCGAGAGATTCGTATCACTATCCATGACCAACTATGCTAGGCGGGATTCCACTTTAGGCTAGTAGTTACCGTCATGATTAAGAGCTTCACCCCAACAAAGAACCACTTTGCTGGAATGGGGGACTTGCTGTCACTCCTGCACTTGGAGGGATGGAATTACACCATCACGAAAAATAGAGTTGTCAAGGTTCTGTCAGGATTTCTCCCGAATATTTCCCTTGCCTGTCATCCCAGAGTATTTCAACTCATTTCGACAGAACGAATCACACTAGCGAACTGCAAACATAAATCGTTAAAACTGCAAACAAGCTGATTTTGAAACCACATTATTTGCAAATAAGGGGGGTCTCAAAACCACAATAATTGCAAATGAAACCACAATCGCTGCAAACAAACCGCAAACATAACTTTGAAACCACTTTAACTGCAAATAGGCTGTAATCCTTAGCCAGTAATACTTTTGGTTTTATTACGCCTTTGGCGATGAAACTGTCCAAATTAAAAAATATTACTTTCACCCCAGTTAGAAACTTAAGAGTCTTTGCCAAGCGAGAAAAACAAGTTGGTGATACTTGCTCCCAAAAACCTAGTTCATGATTTAATTGGACGGATATCGTTCAGATTAAACCACAACATTCGGGCATAAGTGTTTGGCTAATTGGTTCATATAAATTGGACACTTTTGGAACTATAAATCCCCTAACTCAATCACCGTAGGGGTTACGGCTTATTTGCAGTAAATGTGGTTTGAAAACCCTTGTTTGCAGTTTGAAAATTATGTTTGCAGTTTCATTTGCAGTGATTGTGGTTTTGAGACCCCTCTTATTTGCAGAGAATGTGGTTTCAAAATCGCCTTGTTTGCAGTTTTATCGCTGGATGTTTGCAGTTCGCTACAATTAATCATCAAAAAATTATGATTACAGGAGGTAATGTTACCATGAGCAACAATCAAAATTATGTAGAAACTATGTCAGAGCGCAAAATAAATATCAACCAAAGTGGGGCATCAATTGGTGTTGGCTATAGTGAGAACGTTGAGGCAAATCAACTCGGTGGCACTATAAACAACTATCCTTCGGAGCGAGCGGAAGCAGACTCTTGCAGAAGCAGCCGCAGAGATACAGCAGCTTCTGCAACAGCTAGAGCAGACTTACCCCACCAACACCACAACAGGGCAGATGGTAGTAGCGACAAAAGTTATTGAGCGTATAGAAAGTGACCAAATTTGGAAACAACGGGTTGTAAACGCAGTTAAAGAAGGTGGTCTTCAAGCGTTCGAGAAAGCCATTGATAACCCTGTAGGTGCTTTTATTGTAGGAGCGATTAAAGGTTGGCAGGAAGCTGAAATTGAGTGATGTCTACTGCTAATTTAACAAACACTCCCAGGTTTTGAGCATTTGGTCAAGTTCCTCCTTTGTCGCGCGTTCAAGTAGTGTCTCGGTAAGGAGAATCGCGCATCAGCAGAATCAATTACTTAACCTCAGTCGCCGATCTTAAATTACCAGCATTATTTCATAAATTGTCCTTGTGGACGTATTCATTCTCGTTGATTAGCTCGATTCAAATGAGTATTTTATCGTTTAAAAAATAACAATATTCCATGTGGATTATCTAAAAATACATCTTTATTACTGTTGTGATTCTGCGACTCATACCCTTGTAAATCTTGATTTGAAAGTGAGTACACATCAGTTGCAACAAGCTGATATCCTTGACTATTTAAATAACCAACTAATTTATCAGGCATGACATGAGACGCGCCGTAACTTGGTAACAAATTATGTTCAATTTTCTCCTGGTCTAAAATATTTAATTGCACAACACCTGTACGACAAAATATATCAAAATCAATCGGCTCGACTAAGCCACTTGTAGTAATTTCTATTGAATCTAATTCCATCGCCAATTGCTCTATACTCGCAAAATTACACGACCACGGGTTGCCCATTAAAAATAGTCTTATCGATATTACCTCTGGCTGTACCTTCACGATATCAAGTAATGTTTTTGTAACCGTATGTGGTTGTAAGTAATCTAATACTCCATGAACTGAAACTAGCCGCAGGCTATTTCGAGCGTAAAGTTTTGTCAGTTCTAGTTCTGCTAGATTGCGATCGCAAAAATAATTTAACTGTAGGTTTGGATATTGGCTGCGTAAAGCTAAAAACTTTTCTGGCGGATTAGTAGCAATGTCGTAACAGTCGATTGTCGGAAGTTGGTAGTGCGTCAAGTCAACTCCCTCAAAACCAAAAAAAACTTCACGTTCGGCAAAACCTGCACCCAAGATAGCTGCACTGTCACCATTACCTGAAAGAATCGCTTCCCAAGTGAGGGGATAAACATTGGGGGTAAGTTCTAAAAGCCTAGCTCGACTAATTTCTAAGATATTGCCACTGCCCTTATTTTCTAGGAATCTTACTGCCATAAAACCTCGCTATATTATGAAATAACCTTGGGACGACTGATTAGGGTTATATCTTTACCTTCGCCCAAACGGTACACTTCTGTGCGATCGCCAACATCAATTTCAAAAAACCGATAGCTTGTAGTAAACCGCGCCCACGGTGCCAAAGGATTAATTTTTGGGAGATTGGTTGTTGCTTGGTAAGTAATTTCAAACCCCGCTCCCCCATCTTGCTTGAACATCCGCAAAAAACATTCGTAGTCTCTAGCGTGCCAAAAATCAGTTGTTCGGCGACGCACCACATCTTGTGAGTCAGAACTCATTGCTCGTGCTGCTGATGCGGACACGATTAATTGCAAATTGTCAGACATTCGTGTTAAGGCAAGTTTCTTGTCTGGGTTTGAGAATATTTCATCAACAATTGGTCTAAGCTCAGGGTGCAAACAAGTTTCAGCAATGTAAAACCCTGAATACTTGCTGATATCATTCTCAAATTTCCGATTAACTAGTCTTTCTGAATCACAACTAACCGACTTTCGTAAGCTCGCAAAAATCAAGTCTTCGTATAACTTCTGCTGCGATGTTGGCGTTGCTGCAATAATTTTGAATGCAGACCCACGCATCCCCTGAATTCCTATCAAAGCAGAGGTACAATCGAGGGATGCCGCCCACATTGCTAGAAATTTTCGATAGTTGGTATAAAGCATTAATGCTTCCTGGTAGTCAGGAGCTTTAATTTTGAGTAGATGCTTTACTGGGTTGGGTTTAATTTCCCATCCAGGCTTGCATAGTAAAGCCCATAACGCAGAAGAATCTTCAATGGCATCCATGCATTTATGCCCCAAGCTTATTAATGACAATTATTGGTCTGTCCGTTTTTGTCAAACCTCATGCGGGATATCAAATCCTTAAGATGCGCTGGATCTACACCAAACCTATGAGCAATGTCATACTCCTCATCTTCAGTTGGTGGTGCATTTAGTGTAAGTAAATGCTCCAAAAAAGGTTGCGACCCCCCTAAAGGCAAACCATCATCCGTAAAAGGTAACCTATGTTCGTGCATTGACTGCTCAAATACCGCAGGGCGGGTATTTTGTAGCCGACTTGAAACTCAGGCATAACTCCGATTGTAATTGATGTGTGTTTAAAGCCAAGTGCAAGAAGTTAACATTAATTAGAATCTTGATGAACTCAACAGCAACGAACAAAAAAATAGCTGTTAGCCTATTCTCCGGGGTGGGTGGATTTGATTTGGGATTTAAAGCAGCAGGATTTGAAATAGCGATCGCCATTGATAACAATCCCATCGCCCTAGCAACATACCAACATAATTTCCCCCACGCCACAGTTTTGTGCAAAGACATTCGGGAGGTGACGGGGGAAGAAATACGCGCCTGTATTCAGGCGAAGTACATAAATTGGGACGGGGAGATTCATGCCGTTTTTGGTGGGCCACCATGCCAAGGATTTAGCGTTGCCGGACTGCAAAATGTTGAAGATGAGAGAAACTCGTTGGTAGGGGAGTTTGTTCGGCTGGTGTTGGAACTCAATCCTCTTGCAGCAATCATGGAGAATGTGCCGGGGATTGAAAATCAAAAGTTTGGCTGCATTACTGCTAACCTCCAAGCAGTGCTAGAAGAACATTATTTTCTCTCAAAGTGGAACCTGAACGCTTCAGATTACGGGGTTCCGCAAGCTAGAAAAAGGGTGTTTTTTGTTGCATCTAGGTTTGGAGAAATTATACCGCCAAAGCATCAACCTCAACATACAGTTAGAGATGCGATCGCGGACTTGTCGCCAGTCCCCCTACTCCCCAAGCAAAACACTCAAGAATGGCATCCAGATTGGGTGAAGGGAGAATATGCTAAGTATCTTGAAAAAATATTCCCAAATCTTAGTATAGTAACTAACATTGAGACGGGATTCGCAGCGACAACACATACACCAGAAGTAATTCAGCAATTCATCAACACTCCCCCAGGTGCAAGGGAAGCTAAATCCAAGTCAAAAAAGCTGCAATGGGATGGATTCTGCGTGACGTTAAGAGCGGGGAGTGGCAACCGCACCGCATTACGTCCCCTCCATCCAGAACAGCCACGGGTTATATCTGTAAGAGAAGCTGCTCGCTTGCACAGCTACCCCGATTGGTTTAATTTCAGCGAGGCAATACTCCACGCCCAAAGAGAAATCGGAAATTCGGTACCCCCATTGCTTGCATATGCTGTGGGAATGCAAGTTAAAGAACATCTAGAATGCAATATCACTTATCAGATTAAGTGCCAAAATTGGCAAAACTGCCTATTTTTACCAATTTCTTGCAATTTTAAGAATATATTCGTTTTTCTCAATGAAATACTGTCTTTAAGCGGGTTAAGCAAAATCAGCAAAGAGCGATCGCCTCCACGTCTGGCTAAAAAAAAGCAAAATTTGGTTACTTGCCTTTAGGTCTGGCGGATAATAAATGATTATTTTAACCGCGAATTAATTGTGTGCGTCACTCTGGGCAAGAAGACCACCAAACAGGAGTAATCACATAGGAATTGATTGAAGGCCAAGCGTTCGCAGATTATCACGCCAAAATCAAATCCCAAGAAAAAGAGCAGTCCCAGGAAGAGACTGCTGAATCTGAAGTGGTTGAGTTGAGTATGCTTCCACAATTAGAAACATCCCCAACAGAGAGAGAAAAAGCTCTATAAGTTAATCCCAGGCTAAAACAAAACGAACAAACCAGCACCAGTAACGCTACAGAACAGCAGCCAGTTGGGCAAGAAATATTAATGCTGGCAGAAAAACTCAAATCAGCTACCAGTTATTATCAAATTAGAAGTGCTATATACAGGCATCTGGCTGTTAAAGATGAAGCTTTGAAGCAGCTTTCCCCAGAAGAACAGTTAAGAATTGAAAGATTGTTTCCCCAGGAAGTATTAGCTCTAAAAATCTCTAGAGAATCAGGTTTAGTTCTTGATTTCTATGAGTTAGAAACTGGTTGTTTTCAAATATTTATTGCAGGTCAAGATAAGCCTGTAAGCATTAGTAAATCAAATGTAATTACTTGGGTACAAGAGCAAGAAAGGCTCAACTGCGTAACGTCATAAACCACCACAATTAGCTAACGCCTCAGTTTTCAAAATAATCCTAAAAAACCATAAATGGAATTGTCAGGAAAAATCCCCTCAATTCCTTGCTGTTACCTGATTGAGCTATCTCGTCCGCTTGGTAACGAGAAACATCAAGCTCGTTATTACTTAGGTTCGTGCGCGAACCTCAAGAAAAGATTTCAGCAGCATCTACAAGGGTCTGGATCAGCATTTACTCGTGCTGCGATAGAACGCGGCATCGAATTCAAAATTGTCTATGTGTGGAAGACCTCAAGTAAACAAGAAGCCCGTCAGCTTGAAATTCAACTTAAGCGATATAAGAACCACGCACGATTATTAAGGAGAGTACAAAATGCCAAAACGAATTCGACAAAAACTAGGTAGATACCATTTAAGACGTAGATTACGTGGAAAAGTTTTGTTATCAAAGGTTACAAGCTTTAGTTGCTATCAACATAACCATCAATAAAAAACCTCTACAACTGCAAGGAAATTCATTCGTAATAACAATATTCAACCACCATATGTTATCACAGTACTCAAGATATCGGGTAGTGAAGAAAAATTTTTCTTGTCAAACAATGGACTATTTAGTTATAAATATGTCATCGAAAATCACAAATTATTCTCACCAGAAATAGCGTCTGTTGCTAGTTAAAATCAGCTATAATCTAAATCTACTATAGCCTGTCAAATATGGCAGGCTAAAAACGAAAAAGACTTACTTGACCAAGTTTATGAATATAGATGACAGTATTATTAATTTTTGATTTCATATAAAATTTTTGATTGATGATTGCCAGGATTTTATTAATTTTTGCAGTTAAACTGATTCAATTAGCCCTCTAACGAGATAAAATTCGTTTTCGCGCTCCAGTAACATTAATACGCATATTGATAACTTCCTTGCTAGCGCGGTAATATTCAACAGCCTCATCTATTGTCATTCCAGTTTGAACGATATGGAGGGCAGCTTCTTCTGAAATTAAAAGTGCCGGACCTAACCAGTTTGCTTCATCTTCATATTCTTGGTTAAAATTCCGGCATCCGCATTCGTTAAAAACTTCATCTGGCTGGTGTTGAAGGATACCATGACTTATTTCGTGAGAAACATTAGAAGCCTGACGTAGACGGCTGTGAGCGTCATTGTGAACAATTATTCTTTGCATACCATAAAACACTGTTATCGCAGAAAAACTTTTTATGTCTTTTTCTGTAAAATAGCGAACCTCTTCAGAAATTTCATTTTGAAATTCCGACAGTGGAACAATAGGAATTGCTAAATGTTCAGCAAGCTGCCAAGGGCATAAGGGAGCGTGTGGTTTTAGACCAAGCTCTGCTCGAAACTCCCTGGCATAAGCACTTGCCTCCTTCTTAAAGCCACGACGGAACTTCGCCTTACCTGGCATAAGCATTTGCCTCCTGACTAAAACCACAGCGTAATGTCATCTCATTGATCCTTGCGAAGTTTCTCGTAAGCAGCTTTGATGACAGCTTCCATTGCAGATGCAGCTTCTGGCGTTAAATGGGGATCTGCACGCAAATACGCCGTAATTTTAGCGAGTGGTTCGGATTCGGTTAGAGTATCCTGTTCGCGCTTGATGAAGGAGTCTGCGTTCAGCCCAGACCATGTTAACAAAGCCGCCATACTGTCTACATCTGGTCGTCTACCTTGCGCGATCCGAGTCAAGGTAGACGCACTAACACCAGATTTTTCGGCAACTTGTTTCCATGTCATACGCTTAGACAGCCGTTGGCTGTCTAATGCTGCATAAAAAGCTTCAACATCAAACTGTCCTTTTGCCATTTCATCTCCAATTTCACTCTTGCAATTTTAAATCATGTGTGCAATATAATGGATAAAATTTCACAAGTGAAATCAAAAGTCACTTATGCAACAACAATATGACGAACAATATCGTGGTTGAGCAGATTGAACTGGAAGCGTGGGTCAAGCAGCACGGGGCTGTACAACCACCGCTTGCAAAACACTACTTAGTGCGGATTGATGACCGAAGTTACAAAGTAGACGACCCCGTGATTACGGGAGGGCAGCTGCTTGATGAAGCAAGCAAGAGACCTGTGGATGAGTACCTTATCTTCCAAGTGCTAAACAACGGTCAGTTAGAAGAAATCCGCCTTGATGAAACCGTTGAACTCAGAAAGCCTGGTATCGAGCGA
Above is a genomic segment from Cylindrospermum stagnale PCC 7417 containing:
- a CDS encoding DNA cytosine methyltransferase, producing MNSTATNKKIAVSLFSGVGGFDLGFKAAGFEIAIAIDNNPIALATYQHNFPHATVLCKDIREVTGEEIRACIQAKYINWDGEIHAVFGGPPCQGFSVAGLQNVEDERNSLVGEFVRLVLELNPLAAIMENVPGIENQKFGCITANLQAVLEEHYFLSKWNLNASDYGVPQARKRVFFVASRFGEIIPPKHQPQHTVRDAIADLSPVPLLPKQNTQEWHPDWVKGEYAKYLEKIFPNLSIVTNIETGFAATTHTPEVIQQFINTPPGAREAKSKSKKLQWDGFCVTLRAGSGNRTALRPLHPEQPRVISVREAARLHSYPDWFNFSEAILHAQREIGNSVPPLLAYAVGMQVKEHLECNITYQIKCQNWQNCLFLPISCNFKNIFVFLNEILSLSGLSKISKERSPPRLAKKKQNLVTCL
- a CDS encoding GIY-YIG nuclease family protein, whose translation is MELSGKIPSIPCCYLIELSRPLGNEKHQARYYLGSCANLKKRFQQHLQGSGSAFTRAAIERGIEFKIVYVWKTSSKQEARQLEIQLKRYKNHARLLRRVQNAKTNSTKTR
- a CDS encoding ImmA/IrrE family metallo-endopeptidase, which translates into the protein MPGKAKFRRGFKKEASAYAREFRAELGLKPHAPLCPWQLAEHLAIPIVPLSEFQNEISEEVRYFTEKDIKSFSAITVFYGMQRIIVHNDAHSRLRQASNVSHEISHGILQHQPDEVFNECGCRNFNQEYEDEANWLGPALLISEEAALHIVQTGMTIDEAVEYYRASKEVINMRINVTGARKRILSR
- a CDS encoding helix-turn-helix domain-containing protein, encoding MAKGQFDVEAFYAALDSQRLSKRMTWKQVAEKSGVSASTLTRIAQGRRPDVDSMAALLTWSGLNADSFIKREQDTLTESEPLAKITAYLRADPHLTPEAASAMEAVIKAAYEKLRKDQ
- a CDS encoding multiubiquitin domain-containing protein; translated protein: MTNNIVVEQIELEAWVKQHGAVQPPLAKHYLVRIDDRSYKVDDPVITGGQLLDEASKRPVDEYLIFQVLNNGQLEEIRLDETVELRKPGIERFITCKSDRSFRFVIDGRRFEWGAPIITGLKLKELAGVDLASYGVWLELRGAEDRPIADNESVDLQAPGVERFFTGKKTTTEG